The proteins below are encoded in one region of Delphinus delphis chromosome 4, mDelDel1.2, whole genome shotgun sequence:
- the LOC138414051 gene encoding mucin-4-like, which yields MMTSPASADTTVINTRDTRPTVTSNIIPVVSTASVTAGLEQQSSLHSSTTSTEETSASSQDHQAQSMETTRETQTTTITDVTTSTPSSSPRGSTLTEGTPQETSSSGETTTSYPASVNNTSRMTSKMMTSPASTDTTVINTRDTRPTVTSNITPVASTVSVKPGLEDQSTLPSSTTSTEETSASSQDHQAQSMETTRETQTTTITDVTTSTPTSSPRGSTLTEGTPQETSSSGETTTSYPASCEPHTCNNIRNIDNTNLNRQKFLSIYWRQHISNDIKDDDITSFNRHHCNKHKGHKANCNNHGEPHTCDNIRNVDNTTLNRQKFLPIYWKQHVSYNIRDDDITSFNRHHCRKHNGHVTNSNEKYHSSSLNSLS from the exons ATGATGACATCACCAGCTTCAGCAGACACCACTGTAATAAACACAAGGGACACAAGGCCAACTGTAACGAGTAATATCATTCCAGTGGTCTCAACAGCCTCAGTGACAGCTGGACTAGAGCAACAATCAAGCTTACACTCTTCCACCACTTCTACTGAGGAAACATCAGCATCTTCTCAGGACCACCAGGCTCAGAGCATGGAAACCACCAGAGAAACtcaaaccaccaccatcacagatGTGACCACATCCACTCCCTCATCATCCCCACGGGGATCCACTCTTACAGAAGGCACGCCCCAGGAGACATCCTCTTCAGGTGAAACAACCACTTCATATCCAGCTAGTGTGA ACAACACATCTCGAATGACATCAAAGATGATGACATCACCAGCTTCAACAGACACCACTGTAATAAACACAAGGGACACAAGGCCAACTGTAACGAGTAATATCACTCCAGTAGCCTCAACAGTCTCAGTTAAACCTGGACTAGAGGACCAATCAACCTTACCCTCTTCCACCACTTCTACTGAGGAAACGTCAGCATCTTCTCAGGACCACCAGGCTCAGAGCATGGAAACCACCAGAGAAACtcaaaccaccaccatcacagatGTGACCACATCCACTCCCACATCATCCCCACGGGGATCCACTCTTACTGAAGGCACGCCCCAGGAGACATCCTCTTCAGGTGAAACAACCACTTCATATCCAGCTAGT TGTGAGCCGCACACCTGCAACAACATCAGAAATATTGACAACACCAACCTCAACAGACAGAAATTTCTCTCCATCTACTGGAGACAACACATCTCGAATGACATCAAAGATGATGACATCACCAGCTTCAACAGACACCACTGTAATAAACACAAGGGACACAAGGCCAACTGTAACAA CCACGGTGAGCCGCACACCTGCGACAACATCAGAAATGTTGACAACACCACCCTCAACAGACAGAAATTTCTCCCCATCTACTGGAAGCAACACGTCTCCTACAACATCAGAGATGATGACATCACCAGCTTCAACAGACACCACTGTAGAAAACACAATGGACATGTCACCAACTCTAACGAGAAATATCACTCCAGTAGCCTCAACAGTCTCAGTTAA
- the LOC138414052 gene encoding mucin-4-like, translating into MSNITPVVSTASVTAGLEQQSTLPSSTTSTEETSASSQDHQAQSMETTRETQTTTITDVTTSTPSSSPRGTSEMLTTPPSTDRNFSPSTGSNTSPTTSEMMTSPASTDTTVENTMDTSPTLTRNITPVASTVSVKPGLEDQSTLPSSTTSTEETSASSQDHHTQSIETTREAQTTTITDVTTSTLSSSPRGSNLTEGTPQETSSSGETTTSYPASVNNTSRMTSKMMTSPASTDTTVINTRDTRPTVTSNITPVVSTASVTVGLEQQSTLHSSTTSTEETSASSQDHQAQSMETTRETQTTTITDVTTSTPSSSPRGSTLTEGTPQETSSSGETITSSPGTVSRTPATTSEMLTTPPSTDRNFSPSTGSNTSPTTSEMMTSPASTDTTCEPHTCNNIRNIDNTNLNKQKFLSIYWRQHISNDIKDDDITSFNRHHCNKHKGHKANCNE; encoded by the exons ATGAGTAATATCACTCCAGTGGTCTCAACAGCCTCAGTGACAGCTGGACTAGAGCAACAATCAACCTTACCCTCTTCCACCACTTCTACTGAGGAAACATCAGCATCTTCTCAGGACCACCAGGCTCAGAGCATGGAAACCACCAGAGAAACtcaaaccaccaccatcacagatGTGACCACATCCACTCCCTCATCATCCCCACGGGG AACATCAGAAATGTTGACAACACCACCCTCAACAGACAGAAATTTCTCCCCATCTACTGGAAGCAACACGTCTCCTACAACATCAGAGATGATGACATCACCAGCTTCAACAGACACCACTGTAGAAAACACAATGGACACGTCACCAACTCTAACGAGAAATATCACTCCAGTAGCCTCAACAGTCTCAGTTAAACCTGGACTAGAGGACCAATCAACCTTACCCTCTTCCACCACTTCTACTGAGGAAACGTCAGCATCTTCTCAGGACCACCATACTCAGAGCATAGAAACCACCAGAGAAGCtcaaaccaccaccatcacagatGTGACCACATCAACCCTCTCATCATCCCCACGGGGATCCAATCTTACAGAAGGCACGCCCCAGGAGACATCCTCTTCAGGTGAAACAACCACTTCATATCCAGCTAGTGTGA ACAACACATCTCGAATGACATCAAAGATGATGACATCACCAGCTTCAACAGACACCACTGTAATAAACACAAGGGACACAAGGCCAACTGTAACGAGTAATATCACTCCAGTGGTCTCAACAGCCTCAGTGACAGTTGGACTAGAGCAACAATCAACCTTACACTCTTCCACCACTTCTACTGAGGAAACATCAGCATCTTCTCAGGACCACCAGGCTCAGAGCATGGAAACCACCAGAGAAACtcaaaccaccaccatcacagatGTGACCACATCCACTCCCTCATCATCCCCACGGGGATCCACTCTTACTGAAGGCACGCCCCAGGAGACATCCTCTTCAGGTGAAACAATCACTTCTTCCCCAGGCACGGTGAGCCGCACACCTGCGACAACATCAGAAATGTTGACAACACCACCCTCAACAGACAGAAATTTCTCCCCATCTACTGGAAGCAACACGTCTCCTACAACATCAGAGATGATGACATCACCAGCTTCAACAGACACCACT TGTGAGCCGCACACCTGCAACAACATCAGAAATATTGACAACACCAACCTCAACAAACAGAAATTTCTCTCCATCTACTGGAGACAACACATCTCGAATGACATCAAAGATGATGACATCACCAGCTTCAACAGACACCACTGTAATAAACACAAGGGACACAAGGCCAACTGTAACGAGTAA